The Halichoerus grypus chromosome 15, mHalGry1.hap1.1, whole genome shotgun sequence genome includes a window with the following:
- the NIP7 gene encoding 60S ribosome subunit biogenesis protein NIP7 homolog isoform X1: protein MRPLTEEETRVMFEKIAKYIGENLQLLVDRPDGTYCFRLHNDRVYYVSEKILKLAANISGDKLVSLGTCFGKFTKTHKFRLHITALDYLAPYAKYKVWIKPGAEQSFLYGNHVLKSGLGRITENTCQYQGVVVYSMADVPLGFGVAAKSTQDCRKVDPMAIVVFHQADIGEYVRHEETLT, encoded by the exons ATGCGGCCTTTGACTGAAGAAGAGACCCGCGTAATGTTTGAGAAGATAGCGAAATA CATCGGGGAGAACCTTCAGCTGCTGGTCGACAGGCCCGACGGCACCTACTGTTTCAGGCTGCACAACGACCGGGTGTACTACGTGAG TGAGAAGATTCTGAAGTTGGCCGCCAACATCTCCGGGGACAAGCTGGTGTCGCTGGGGACCTGCTTCGGAAAATTCACTAAGACTCACAAGTTCCGGTTGCACATCACAGCTCTGGATTACCTTGCACCCTATGCCAAG tatAAAGTGTGGATAAAGCCTGGAGCAGAGCAGTCCTTCCTTTATGGGAACCATGTGTTGAAATCTGGACTGGGTCGAATCACCGAAAATACTTGTCAGTACCAGGGAGTGGTGGTGTACTCCATGGCAGACGTCCCTTTG GGTTTTGGGGTGGCAGCAAAGTCTACACAAGACTGCAGGAAAGTAGACCCCATGGCGATTGTGGTATTTCATCAAGCAGACATTGGGGAATATGTGCGGCATGAAGAGACTTTGACTTAA